The following is a genomic window from Arvicanthis niloticus isolate mArvNil1 chromosome 10, mArvNil1.pat.X, whole genome shotgun sequence.
CACTTCCTTTCTGTGAAAGGTTGCTTAGCTTTTTAcccttctctttctcactctgGCTCTTTCtgcatttgctgttcttttaataaaaatagcaaattgAATGGCTTTGTACAATAAGTGTTTGAAATTTTCTGAAAATCCAAAGTCAGGAAGCCAAGTGTGCAAAGGGTTAGTGATGCCTCTGGCAATAGCTCTGGCTTGCCCTGGGTCTTACTCTCTCAGCACTGAAAGGAGGTTTGAATACTATGCTAATTGTGAAATCTCTATCAGTTGGCGGAGGCTCCTTCAGACAGCCAAACCCGTTGATTACATTGTACTGTGGGGTAGAGGTGACAGGGGACAGGCAGGAAGTCTCCAGTGTCATTCTGGTGCTGCTTCCTCAAGTGTGAGTGAGACCAATGGTTGTGATTGGTAAGTGGCTCACAGgacatgtttttatttgtagaCATTATCTCCATGTCATGTCTGTACAGCACATCGAAATGGTGTGCAAACTGATACAGGGGTTTCTGCCTTCCCTGTGTGAAGTGGCTTGatttcctccatctggatgctaaTGCATTGTCATTAACGAGCTACTGAGTAAATCAGCTCAAACCCTGCTGGATTGTATCTGGCAGCAGCTCCTAATAATTATTTATGCTTTTGAAATCTTTTCGTCAGCTTCTAGAACCTTCCGTCCACTTTCAGCTCAGATTTTTGATttctgtaatatatgtatattctcttcttccttgctgtcatcttccctgcctctctctgttttgtttcttaaaatgttCTGTAGTTTTGTACAAGATGAGACTTAGCCTTGGGTATTTCTTGCTAAAGCTTTAAtgctttgtaaataaaattgGATGTTTATTAAACCACAAGTATACATGTTTGTTTGTAAACACTGCCTGCTTGTAGAACTCAGCAGCCACTTTGTGTTTGTACAATAGAAAAGATGTGTGGCTTTTAGATCTTTCCTGTGGTCATTTGGATCTGGAAAGGTCAGGCAGTTTTGGAGTTCTTCTGTTGTACAAACTAGAAATAAATGATTTGAGTCAAAAGTCGATGTTAACGAAAACAGTCGCATAGGaattcctctccatcctctctaaCTCCATGTAAGTTTTGAAGCGGCCACAGTGCTAGGCATTCTGGGAGGGTACAGTAGTGCACTCTAGAGGTTCTAGCCTTCCAAAGATCCGTGTTAGTCTAAATGTAGTTAAGTTCTTCCTTGTTAGTCCTGTTCTCTGATGAAGAAACTTTAACACCAATACAGAATAGTCACTATCTCTTAAAGACTAAGATGGCTCAGAGAATGAGTGGTTTTAATGATTACCACATCTGTCTGCTTACTAATCTGTTCTGTCACTAAGAACCCATCTTCAGCATCATAGCTGTTTCATAGCAACCTTCATTGATGCCAACAATGAGCCCCTCTGTGCTGCTCTAGAACAGACTAGAGTCAGGGAGCATCATTTATCCTCAGTAGCCAGGTCCTGATTCACTTAGAGGGGAGTACCTGGAACAGGGTGggctacctctgcctctgcaccCTCACTTGCTCCTTTGAAAGGATGTGTTGGACTAAATTCTCACTCAGTACCCTTTAGAGTCTCTAACTCGGGCTGGTCTCACACTGTGTGTGTAGCTGAAGGTGACCTGGAACTTGTGATCTTTGTGAGTGCTGGGGAAAGGGCTGTGCTACATGCCCAGTGTGTGAGGTGATGGGGGTCAAACCCGAGCTTCACAAATGCTCGGCAAGTGTTCTGCCACATCCActaaagctttttcttttctcagagttagcctgtttagcccaggctggccttgaatttgccaGCAGTCCTGCCTCTTCCAGGCTGTTGTCACTATGACTTGCTTTCCATTCCTTTGAACGTCTGTACAAAGGAAGGTAGTTAACACTGGGAAAGGGGTTTTCAGGCGCAGTGTTCAAAGTGGCCTCCCTGAAATGGACAAGGGGAAAGATGGGAATTTAGGGAGTCAGGTGACTCCAGTCCAGAgttaccttttttgtttttttaagacagggtttctctgtgtaacagccctggttgtcctggaactcactctgtagaccaagctggccttgaattcacagagatcctcctgcctctgcctcctcagtaccCGTGCGCCGCCACGCCCAGCCAGAATTATCTTTTTAATAGATGTGGTTTAGGTATATTCATAGTAAATTATTCAAGATATTCAAATTAATATCCTAACCCAACCTTGCCTCACCCCTTTCATAAGACTGGCTTTTGTAATTTGATCAGATTTAATATGGGACTTTGAAAATCTCCCACAGTTTGGAAGGGTGGGAAAGAGTTGGGGTAACATGGAAATTCACTTCAGCTTCTGaggtcttttcctttttttttcccttctcaagCCTGTGGGTTTAAGTTCATTAGGAAGTGACAAGAATTTCATCCAGGAAGATGCCCCTGGCAGGCTTAAGCAAGCAAGCTTAGAGAGTCAAACGACAGTATTGTAAAAGTCTTTCTGCCTGTGGCCTCACCTGAGAATATGGACCAAGCTTCTGTacacatctgtgtatgtgtctgttttgcTGACAGCTATACAGTATAATCTCTCAATGCTCAGGGCTATTCCAGGCTGGAGGATCTGTTCCAGTATGATAGAACATTAATCTGGATGCCTGCTGGTAAAATACTTACTGAGGCATGAAGACTGGGGCCACCGTTTTTATCCTTGGAGGCTTGGTATTGATAACATACCTGCCTTTGGTATTGACGGCACCTGAACCGTTGGACATCCCTGAGAAACTACAACAAGCTGTGGGGAGAGTCATTGTCAATGCCACAGCATGCAGTGTTACATGTGGCCTTGGCTACAAGGAAGAGACAGACTGTGAGGTGGGCCCTGATGGAGTGAGGAGGAACTGCAAATCCCAGCGTTTGGAGTGCCTGACCAACTGGATCTGTGGAATGCTCCATTTCACCATTGTCGATGGGAAGGAATTTGAGCTGAGCTGTCTCAGCCCAGACATCctgaagaaaggggaggaagctTTCCGCTTCACCTGGAAGCTTGCTCAGGGCATCATCTCTACTAATGATGAGATTTTTAAACCCTTCCGAGCCAACTCCCCCTTTCTACGATTTAAACCAGCCTATGAGTATAACTCTGGGACGTATCGATGTGACGTGCAGCTGCTAAAAAACTTGAAACTTGTCAAGAGGCTCTATTTTGGGCTAAGGGTCCTTCCTCCAAAGTTGGTAAACCTAAATTTCCAACAGTCCCTTACTGAGAATCAGAAGTTGGTACAGGAGGGCTGGGAAGTTAATCTCGACAACGAGTCTAAGCCTCACCTCCCAGTGTGGCAAAAGAAAGTGACATCAGCCTTGGGCATAGGGCTTGCCGCTGGAGTGGTTGGCGGTGTGTTGGTGAGCATTGCCATCTGCAGGGTCCTGGGAGGGACTGATGGCAAGAGGAACCTCAGTAGCTTATAATACATGCCTTCCTCCTGGGAGGCTGGTTGCCCAGGAAGCTGAGCTAGCTTGTATGTGTCTTGTGCCTCTGATAGTCAAGTGGCAAGAGAGGACTCTGAGCCAGAGCTGGCTTGGAGGCTTGGAGGATGCAACTTCCTGGTAGTTCAGAGCAGCATCCACCCTTGTACTCAGGTTTCCTTGATACTAGGTGCTCAGGAGAGCCACTGCGGGCTTTGCTTCTGTTCCTAGGGAGAGTTCTGTCTTCCAAGCTTGTTTTTCTGCTGTGCTTCGCAGTGTGTGTGCCACTCACCCCCACTCCACCTCTCTGAACAGTGTGTATGGACCAGAATGTACTAATTGCAGCCTTTTATTTTGggaaactttatttttttgttcaataaaaataataattcacaGGAACTGTATGGCAGCCTAATCCTTggttattttatgtaaaatttctCACATGTAGAAATTGCCCCATAGCTGTCCCGGCTCTTCCGTTCCTTGGGTTTCCTAAAACATGCATAGGACAGATTGCTCTGTATGGCTCTGTGTTGGGAGGGTTATTAGCAGTGACATCTGAGTCAGTGGATAGACAGTCTTAAGTGTTAATAGGTTTTCTGCCCTCCCTGTCCTCCCTAGACAGCCCTCTGAGTTCAGTATGAAATTGGATGCCCTGGAAAAACACTGGCTCCTGGTCACTGCAGACTTTCCTGTGCTCTTCCGTTTTGCATTATCTGTACTTGGAGTTTGTGTTCCTGGAAAGGTCAAGTGTACCGCTTTCTTACAGCCATCGAAGTCCCCAAAGGAGGACCACTGCCTTTGTTTCTCTTGAGGAAATCCAGTCTTAAGCCCCTCCAGGGTCATTCAGGGGGAGCCTGAGGTGATTGGTTTATGGAACCCATGGGGGCAAAGGCTCCTGGGCAccagctgagagcaggagaacatttctccttccttttatGTAGCTGCAGGAGTGTCAGGATCCGAGCCCCCACACTCCCTTAGCTGTGCCAGAATCACCTGGATGACTTTGAAAACTAAACATTTCTGAGCCCCAACCCAGAGGTGCTAGCCCAGTTCAAATTATAACCAAAGGATgactagtgttttttttttttaaaggtttggtGACCCCCGCCCCAGATTAGTTACATTTCTGTTGCGGTGATAAAACATTAGAAAAGCAACTTAGGACGTGTATTTGGGGTTTACAGTTCAACGGGACAGGGTCCATGATGGCAGAGGTAGCTGTGGCAGAGGGCTGAAGCACCAGCTGAGAGCTCATTTCTCAAGTcaaaagcaggaggcagagggagataaAGTCCAAGTCCACCCTCAGTGCCATAACTTCCTCTGGCAAGGTCACACCTGTCCTCTCAAAACAGCCACCAAACtaggaaccaaatattcaaatgctGGAGGGCATCTCcttcaccccaccaccccacccatAGACTCGACATCCAGAGTCACCACAAGAATGCttttagatatatatatatatatatatatatatatatatatatatatatatatatatattgattttgtGGAATCATTTGATAACTAGGTAGGAAGAtgactctgagtgtgtgtgtgtgtgtacacgtgtatgtgtatgcatggctGTAGAGGTCAGGGGCCTGAGGTCAACCTGCGTGGTTGTTCCTCACGTGGCATCCACTGGGAAAGGGggccttgtttgtttgagacagggtcttttgctGGGACATAGGACTCACAGATAAagataggctggctggccagtgagccgtaggaatccatttgtctctgcctctccagtgccaggattacaggtgtgcatctcCATACCCAGCTTTTGATGACCAGTTTCGCTTTCCCCTGCATAGCCATGTGCCTGTATCACACCCAAGAACACCCAGCAGTTGCCCGTCTTACATCCATCCGGCTTCTGTTCaggtttccatttttaaaatcccTAAAGCACAATCCAGTATCAAAGATTCGTGTGCTCCATTTGATGTTCTTCTCTTTGGTCTCTTAGCAAGTCCTTCATGTTACTCATGGCATCGATGCATTGAAGAATCAGGCTTGTCTTAGACACTGTCCCTCAACCTGGACTTTGCCATGTCCTTGTGATTGGGTTCATGAGGAATGGCTGCTCAGCGCCAAAAAGGGCCCTACATAGATGCATACTTACTGTGTCACACGGAGAGGCTGAGATGTTACCCCTGTCTGTCACAGCCTCATCTTTGACACAGGTGTCTGGAGGCGGCCCAGAGAGATCCCCTGAGGTAAGCTGTTTTGTAAACTGAAGTGCTGGGTTTGGGGCCTGTTATGTCATTCAGTTCTAGGCAGTCTGCCAAAACGTTCAGGGGTAGCTCATCGTAAAGGGGTCTGTGGTGGATTCTGTCTGTGTGGAAGAAACTTGGTACCATACTGCTGAAGGCTCCTGCTTCACGTTTTGTGGATGGAAACCACCTAGGACCAAACATTTAACACTTAGCCAGCATTCTGTTGTAGTCAAGCCTAAGGCGGCTAGCTCCTGTTCATAGGCGCCTCTCTGTGCTTTGGGCGCTTGAATTTTGACTCAGGATTTGATGCCACTGAGCGAAAAGGAGAACAAAACGACCTTCAGATGGGCTTTGTAAAGACAAAAGCGTTCTGACTGGTCGAGGTGGCatgttcctgtaatcccagctattcaggagactgaagcagactAAGTCAAGGCCAGTCGAGGCTACGTAGTGAGCTCAACCAGGGCAACTTCGCAAGATCCTGCTTAGCATCTGCCTGGGCTCTGGTTTCAGCAGCAAGCCCCCCCTCAATTCAGTTCCCTGAGTCTTGTGTATATAACCGCCCTGGGAAGGTGAAAGCTGACTAAAAACTGGTCTGTGTGGACTCTCTGCCATGCTGGAAGGGTTCTGGTCAGAA
Proteins encoded in this region:
- the Tmem81 gene encoding transmembrane protein 81, with amino-acid sequence MKTGATVFILGGLVLITYLPLVLTAPEPLDIPEKLQQAVGRVIVNATACSVTCGLGYKEETDCEVGPDGVRRNCKSQRLECLTNWICGMLHFTIVDGKEFELSCLSPDILKKGEEAFRFTWKLAQGIISTNDEIFKPFRANSPFLRFKPAYEYNSGTYRCDVQLLKNLKLVKRLYFGLRVLPPKLVNLNFQQSLTENQKLVQEGWEVNLDNESKPHLPVWQKKVTSALGIGLAAGVVGGVLVSIAICRVLGGTDGKRNLSSL